Proteins from one Primulina huaijiensis isolate GDHJ02 chromosome 18, ASM1229523v2, whole genome shotgun sequence genomic window:
- the LOC140963766 gene encoding uncharacterized protein, whose translation MEKFREFVMKLAETCPNAPSNPAQKTVFQSRLNQWFSEHRTPDHPPYSAMIERALRELNENNGSTEDEISQFIVKEYDALPWAHLTLLGHHLGILCKSGDIVLTRSKRYMLARENTFRTSSTKGKKKKRKRKSRWAWERDGKKQRKARNQPKGNSVDRIEEHKEADEKLTENGANSEKKQNEGTMAVNEMEHSRDMPQELEINPSEIMNGHMCGAGKEEKEEEGQTNDDQQAVSSPERPPGFESIIVQNLSDSEIFLRTCLSSQEQSVVIGERELDLPIDGKKLLDSPREPSVHKLSISDNFCEFTKLSEVKRSSEAHEMAVAVQEGNPKSVKVHETVFNTSVASYRRCTNSKHPKEEVIPDIQVPRWQSGIVSASVEEISTSKRTERQQRRWSLHSPKAVNVIGPDISPNSVDQLKLSDVEMPQDQREESVSSPNPEQHLLHEKPHCDLLEADVLEAVQSVTIENNPKEIKVYGRRTKT comes from the exons ATGGAAAAGTTTCGAGAATTTGTCATGAAACTTGCGGAAACTTGCCCAAATGCGCCATCAAATCCAGCACAAAAGACCGTTTTCCAATCTCGCTTGAACCAGTGGTTTTCTGAGCATAGAACTCCTGATCATCCTCCTTATTCTGCG ATGATAGAAAGGGCTCTTAGAGAGTTGAATGAAAATAATGGTTCTACTGAAGACGAGATATCTCAGTTTATCGTAAAAGAGTATGATGCTTTACCATGGGCACATTTGACTCTACTGGGACATCATCTTGGAATACTTTGCAAATCAGGCGATATTGTACTGACTCGGAGCAAGAGATACATGCTTGCTAGGGAAAATACCTTTCGGACATCAAGCACAAAAGGTAAGAAGAAAAAACGTAAGAGAAAATCGAGGTGGGCATGGGAGAGAGATGGAAAGAAGCAACGGAAGGCAAGAAATCAACCAAAAGGCAACAGTGTTGATCGTATCGAAGAACATAAGGAAGCTGATGAAAAATTAACTGAAAATGGTGCAAACAGTGAAAAGAAGCAAAATGAAGGCACGATGGCAGTTAATGAAATGGAACACTCTAGGGATATGCCACAAGAACTTGAAATCAATCCATCAGAAATTATGAATGGTCACATGTGTGGTGCAGGTAAAgaagagaaggaggaagagggGCAAACTAACGATGATCAGCAGGCAGTTTCAAGTCCTGAAAGGCCTCCTGGTTTTGAATCGATCATTGTTCAGAATTTATCTGATTCTGAGATTTTCTTGAGAACTTGTCTTTCTTCACAAGAACAGAGCGTTGTGATTGGAGAAAGAGAGCTTGATTTACCCATTGATGGTAAGAAGCTGCTCGATTCGCCTAGAGAACCATCAGTACACAAATTATCAATATCTGACAACTTTTGCGAATTTACAAAGCTCTCAGAGGTGAAGCGCTCTTCTGAGGCACATGAAATGGCTGTGGCAGTGCAAGAGGGGAATCCTAAAAGTGTTAAGGTGCATGAGACAGTGTTCAATACGTCAGTTGCTTCTTATAGAAGATGCACAAATTCCAAACATCCTAAAGAGGAAGTAATACCTGATATTCAAGTCCCTAGGTGGCAATCTGGAATAGTATCAGCATCAGTTGAGGAAATCTCTACATCAAAACGTACGGAAAGACAGCAGAGACGTTGGAGCCTTCATTCACCTAAAGCAGTGAATGTCATAGGACCTGATATTTCTCCAAATTCCGTTGATCAGTTGAAGCTATCGGATGTGGAAATGCCTCAGGATCAGCGAGAGGAATCTGTCTCATCTCCAAACCCTGAACAGCATTTGCTGCACGAGAAGCCACATTGTGACCTTTTAGAAGCAGATGTTTTGGAAGCAGTACAGTCTGTTACAATTGAGAACAACCCTAAAGAAATAAAGGTATATGGTCGGAGAACAAAGACATGA